The proteins below come from a single Tsuneonella deserti genomic window:
- a CDS encoding thiolase family protein, whose protein sequence is MIGKVERCTNERTEHEVNDVFIIGVGMTRFGKQLDKSLKELCAEATALALSDAGCVADDVEALFFGNCVQGHMEGQHMIRGEVVARAMGFSGVPVINVENACATAATALHMAASYVQSGAADIVLALGAEKMFSIDKVQMFSAFDGAWDVHEVDASRTRLLAMGQGVSIPEGTTTAQPYSVFMDVYAGMARAHMEKYGSTQAQIAAVSAKNHIHSVHNELAQYRSPYTVESVLAAPPIVFPFTLPMCSPISDGAAASIVCNAAGLRKLSGSRERALRILASEIRTGSDRDAGDYDHHVTKLAAVQAYEAAGVGPKDIDVAEVHDATAVGEIIEIEALGLVQAGEGGVAAERGETALGGRIPVNPSGGLECKGHPIGATGLGQIYELALQLRGEAGARQVPNVRIAIAENGGGVIGIEEAVVAVTILGR, encoded by the coding sequence TTGATCGGTAAGGTCGAGCGCTGCACCAATGAAAGAACGGAACATGAAGTGAATGACGTTTTCATCATTGGCGTCGGTATGACTCGGTTTGGCAAGCAGCTCGATAAGAGCCTGAAGGAGCTTTGCGCCGAGGCGACCGCGCTCGCTCTTTCCGATGCCGGCTGCGTCGCGGACGATGTCGAGGCTTTGTTTTTCGGCAATTGCGTCCAGGGGCATATGGAGGGTCAACACATGATCCGTGGCGAAGTCGTGGCGCGCGCAATGGGTTTCAGCGGAGTCCCAGTGATAAACGTTGAGAACGCCTGCGCCACGGCGGCCACGGCCTTGCACATGGCAGCCTCCTATGTGCAGTCGGGCGCCGCGGACATCGTCCTGGCGCTTGGCGCGGAAAAGATGTTCTCAATTGATAAAGTACAGATGTTTAGCGCCTTCGACGGCGCTTGGGACGTACATGAAGTCGATGCGTCCCGAACAAGACTGTTAGCGATGGGACAGGGCGTCTCGATTCCCGAAGGAACCACGACCGCCCAACCATATAGCGTCTTTATGGACGTGTACGCTGGGATGGCGCGCGCGCACATGGAGAAGTATGGGTCGACCCAAGCGCAAATCGCGGCGGTCTCGGCGAAAAACCACATCCATTCGGTGCACAACGAACTCGCACAGTATCGATCGCCCTATACGGTCGAGAGCGTGCTCGCGGCACCGCCCATTGTCTTCCCGTTCACTCTGCCGATGTGTTCACCAATCAGCGACGGCGCTGCAGCGTCCATCGTTTGCAACGCTGCAGGATTGCGTAAGCTTAGCGGATCGCGCGAACGAGCGCTGAGAATCTTGGCATCAGAGATCAGGACGGGATCTGATCGAGATGCTGGCGACTATGATCACCATGTCACCAAGCTTGCGGCCGTGCAGGCTTACGAGGCTGCTGGCGTGGGTCCCAAGGACATCGACGTGGCCGAAGTTCACGACGCGACAGCGGTGGGGGAGATAATCGAAATAGAGGCGCTCGGGCTCGTGCAAGCGGGTGAAGGGGGAGTGGCCGCCGAGCGCGGTGAAACCGCACTCGGGGGCCGGATTCCAGTGAACCCGTCTGGAGGCCTTGAATGCAAGGGTCACCCTATTGGGGCAACGGGGCTCGGCCAAATCTATGAACTGGCACTCCAGCTACGCGGCGAGGCGGGAGCGCGTCAGGTTCCCAATGTGCGGATCGCGATCGCGGAAAACGGCGGCGGAGTCATCGGCATCGAGGAGGCGGTTGTCGCTGTCACGATCCTCGGCCGCTAA
- a CDS encoding acyl-CoA dehydrogenase family protein: protein MNFDLSDEQRMVVDSVRRYLDDKLEPEIRAHGEQFIPKPLMQTWTKALTEYGHITAPHPTEDGGLGMGWLTHLLIFEEIAYSSLDVAIPGFINAVAAELLRRVGSEKIKQRYLTGILAGETFVSMGVSEPDVGSDVAAVKTRAVRDGDHWVINGEKTWITNGVYSDILICTCKTDDHQISHILIDRDESGYEVRDIQKMALNGQSTAQIFLTDCRVPVANTLGEVGDGVRNTLKVFEIARCHMAMWSIGIARRALHEAIVYARERTQHGKKIAGHQLIAEKIATMATRIDAARLLTYRAIALVDSGERAESECSMAKWYATEMAIDATRNALQIHGGNGVTKDFIVERLVREAIICPIPDGTTEIQKLIISRAVTGVPAFR from the coding sequence ATGAACTTCGATCTGTCGGACGAACAACGCATGGTGGTGGACAGCGTTCGCCGTTATCTCGACGATAAACTCGAGCCCGAAATTCGAGCGCACGGGGAACAATTCATACCTAAGCCGCTGATGCAGACATGGACGAAAGCGCTCACTGAGTACGGCCATATCACAGCCCCCCATCCGACCGAGGATGGAGGGCTCGGCATGGGATGGCTCACGCATCTACTGATCTTCGAGGAAATTGCGTACTCGTCGCTGGACGTTGCAATTCCCGGCTTCATCAACGCGGTCGCCGCCGAGCTCCTGCGGCGCGTTGGATCAGAAAAGATCAAGCAACGCTATTTAACAGGTATCCTCGCCGGCGAGACCTTTGTTTCAATGGGTGTATCGGAGCCCGATGTAGGGTCCGATGTCGCAGCGGTAAAAACACGCGCGGTGCGCGACGGCGATCACTGGGTGATCAACGGTGAGAAAACTTGGATAACCAACGGCGTCTATTCAGACATTCTAATCTGCACCTGCAAGACTGACGACCATCAGATCAGCCACATCCTGATAGACCGAGACGAAAGCGGTTATGAGGTCCGTGATATCCAGAAGATGGCCCTCAATGGCCAGTCGACTGCCCAAATCTTTCTCACCGATTGCCGAGTACCGGTCGCCAATACCTTGGGGGAAGTGGGCGACGGCGTTCGCAACACGCTTAAAGTATTCGAGATAGCACGCTGCCATATGGCCATGTGGAGCATAGGCATCGCGCGGCGCGCTTTACATGAAGCCATCGTGTATGCGCGTGAGCGGACTCAGCACGGGAAGAAGATCGCCGGTCACCAGCTCATCGCGGAGAAGATCGCGACGATGGCGACGAGGATTGATGCGGCACGCTTGCTCACTTACCGTGCCATCGCGCTCGTCGACTCCGGTGAGCGCGCCGAAAGTGAATGTTCGATGGCCAAATGGTACGCCACCGAGATGGCAATCGACGCGACCCGGAACGCGCTCCAAATTCACGGCGGTAACGGGGTAACCAAGGACTTTATCGTCGAGCGGCTGGTTCGCGAAGCTATCATCTGTCCAATTCCAGACGGCACGACGGAAATTCAGAAGCTTATAATTTCACGCGCCGTCACTGGTGTCCCAGCCTTTCGCTAA
- a CDS encoding SDR family oxidoreductase, with protein MDQTLRYDGRVVIVTGAGGGLGRQHALMFASRGAKVVVNDLGGDAKGCGASAAAADSVVEEIRALGGEAVASRTSVEDGPGIVQTAIEAFGTVDVVINNAGILRDVSFHKMTDEDWSLVQRVHLNGTRSVTQAAWPILRDKCYGRIVMTTSAAAIYGNFGQANYAAAKLGILGLANALAEEGRSKNILVNTIAPAAASRLTETASFADFMNNLRPEAVSPLVGWLAHERYNDTKGLFEVGAGYIAQLRWERSQGHCFGAARQFTVDDVAERWESIVDFSSPEHPSTLAESLTAISRALSV; from the coding sequence ATGGATCAGACGCTTCGTTACGATGGGCGCGTGGTGATCGTCACCGGCGCAGGCGGCGGCCTGGGTAGACAACACGCATTGATGTTCGCGTCGCGTGGAGCCAAGGTCGTCGTCAACGACCTAGGGGGTGACGCAAAGGGGTGCGGCGCATCTGCTGCCGCGGCGGACAGCGTCGTTGAAGAAATCCGCGCACTCGGCGGGGAAGCTGTGGCAAGCCGGACGTCGGTCGAAGATGGTCCGGGGATCGTGCAGACGGCAATCGAGGCTTTTGGCACCGTAGATGTGGTAATTAATAACGCTGGCATCCTTCGCGATGTGTCATTTCACAAAATGACAGACGAAGACTGGTCGCTCGTCCAGCGGGTTCACTTGAACGGTACTCGGTCGGTCACTCAAGCGGCGTGGCCGATCTTACGCGATAAGTGTTACGGCCGGATTGTAATGACCACATCTGCCGCGGCGATTTACGGAAACTTCGGGCAAGCAAACTACGCAGCGGCCAAGCTTGGCATCTTAGGGTTGGCCAACGCCCTTGCAGAAGAGGGGCGTTCGAAAAACATACTCGTCAACACGATCGCCCCGGCTGCGGCGTCGCGATTGACGGAGACTGCATCCTTCGCGGACTTCATGAATAATCTTCGACCAGAAGCTGTTAGCCCACTTGTGGGGTGGTTAGCGCATGAGAGGTACAACGACACCAAGGGTCTCTTTGAAGTAGGCGCGGGTTATATTGCACAACTGCGCTGGGAGCGTTCGCAGGGGCATTGTTTCGGAGCAGCTCGACAGTTCACCGTCGACGACGTAGCGGAGCGATGGGAATCGATCGTTGATTTCAGCAGTCCTGAGCATCCTTCGACATTAGCGGAAAGTCTGACGGCTATCTCGCGCGCGCTGAGCGTATGA
- a CDS encoding LysR family transcriptional regulator, whose protein sequence is MESFRWGFAILDSRLKHAVAVGQYRSFSRAAEACSLSQSAVSKSVADLERQLGYALFHRTSRSVMPTEEGRDFIERAARLLADMAELLGDRDRSANPYAGPLRVGLFPGSMDWILTEPLIRLLRRHSAVRFEIVSGNSERGVRLLSRGDIDIAFGLEPAFASWPQFKCERVATIEILPFVRSGHPLLLRRAAAKDALVEYEFVVPSSSEPYSSIIQEMYEQAGQHPVQKIHMTDQFVHVRRIVASSDAIGMIARQFTKSSWFRAGFDTLEETDFLEPLTLCYAARNRWPLKPAARALVSYVRDTWRERVSNSRHVV, encoded by the coding sequence GTGGAATCATTCCGCTGGGGATTTGCAATACTCGACTCTCGCCTCAAACACGCTGTCGCTGTCGGCCAGTACCGCTCGTTTTCGCGCGCGGCCGAGGCCTGTAGCCTCTCCCAATCCGCAGTAAGCAAAAGTGTCGCGGACCTGGAAAGGCAGTTGGGGTATGCACTCTTCCATCGCACATCACGCTCGGTCATGCCGACGGAAGAAGGACGCGATTTCATCGAGCGGGCTGCCCGGCTTCTAGCTGACATGGCCGAGCTGCTTGGCGATCGGGACCGAAGCGCGAATCCGTACGCCGGCCCATTGCGCGTTGGACTATTTCCCGGCTCAATGGATTGGATCCTGACCGAACCGTTGATACGATTGCTGCGACGCCATTCCGCGGTGCGTTTCGAAATAGTCTCGGGGAATAGCGAACGAGGAGTACGGCTGCTTTCGCGCGGCGATATTGACATTGCTTTCGGCCTTGAACCAGCATTCGCCAGCTGGCCGCAATTTAAATGCGAGCGGGTAGCGACGATTGAGATCCTTCCGTTCGTCAGGTCCGGCCATCCGCTTCTGCTTAGACGGGCTGCGGCGAAGGACGCGCTTGTAGAATACGAGTTCGTTGTTCCCTCCTCCTCCGAGCCTTATAGTTCAATAATTCAGGAAATGTACGAACAGGCCGGTCAACACCCGGTACAAAAAATTCACATGACCGATCAATTCGTCCATGTACGGCGAATAGTAGCGTCGTCTGATGCGATCGGCATGATCGCGAGACAATTTACTAAAAGTAGCTGGTTCCGGGCCGGCTTTGATACACTTGAAGAAACGGATTTTCTCGAGCCACTAACGCTTTGTTACGCAGCCCGGAACCGCTGGCCGCTCAAGCCGGCTGCTCGCGCACTCGTAAGCTATGTTCGCGACACGTGGAGAGAGCGGGTGAGTAATTCGCGTCACGTGGTTTAG
- a CDS encoding CaiB/BaiF CoA transferase family protein has product MALGPLAGLRVIEVAGIGPAPFCGMLLADLGADVIVVERLSPSPDSIDLGSAAIINRGKRAVALDLKALGDVARFLELVVASDVVIEGMRPGVMERLGIGPKVCLARNPGLVFGRMTGWGQEGPLSQAAGHDINYIALSGALWYAGQPGDAPMAPPSLIGDIGGGALYLAVGVLAAIMNARSTGIGQVVDAAIVDGSAHMMNLMLSLRALGQVVEERGKSILDGPHWYATYRCSDGGFVSLGSLEPKFYGVLLDKMGLAREEFFADARDQTLWPSLKRRFAEIFSTKSRAEWCTLLEGSDACFAPVLDPQEAAKHEHMIARRVYDDVDGVLQAMPAPRFSATPSAARAPAAMRREALDRILQDWN; this is encoded by the coding sequence ATGGCGCTGGGACCTTTGGCTGGCCTGCGGGTAATTGAGGTGGCCGGGATCGGTCCGGCGCCGTTTTGCGGAATGCTGCTAGCAGACCTGGGCGCGGACGTGATCGTAGTGGAGCGCTTAAGCCCGAGCCCTGACAGCATCGATTTGGGTTCTGCCGCGATCATAAATCGAGGTAAGAGAGCGGTCGCGCTGGATCTCAAAGCGCTTGGCGATGTCGCCCGTTTTCTCGAACTCGTCGTAGCCTCCGACGTGGTGATCGAAGGGATGCGCCCGGGAGTGATGGAGCGCCTAGGTATCGGCCCTAAAGTTTGCCTCGCGCGCAATCCGGGTTTGGTTTTTGGCCGCATGACCGGGTGGGGCCAAGAGGGCCCACTTTCGCAAGCGGCGGGCCATGACATCAACTACATCGCGTTATCGGGCGCGCTTTGGTATGCGGGCCAACCCGGTGACGCTCCAATGGCACCGCCCAGCCTAATTGGCGACATCGGCGGTGGCGCTCTTTATCTAGCGGTTGGTGTGCTCGCGGCCATCATGAACGCGCGCTCGACTGGGATTGGACAAGTGGTTGATGCTGCCATTGTGGATGGCAGCGCGCACATGATGAACCTAATGCTTAGCCTCCGAGCACTTGGGCAAGTCGTCGAAGAGAGGGGCAAGAGCATCCTCGATGGCCCGCACTGGTATGCGACCTACCGGTGTTCTGACGGCGGGTTCGTATCGCTTGGTTCGCTCGAACCTAAATTTTACGGTGTGCTTTTGGATAAGATGGGATTGGCTCGCGAGGAGTTTTTCGCTGACGCTCGGGACCAAACGTTGTGGCCAAGCCTGAAGCGGCGTTTCGCTGAAATCTTTTCCACGAAGAGCCGCGCTGAGTGGTGTACGTTGCTTGAAGGAAGTGATGCCTGTTTCGCACCCGTCTTGGATCCACAGGAAGCCGCTAAGCACGAACACATGATAGCTCGTCGGGTGTATGACGACGTCGACGGGGTACTTCAGGCGATGCCGGCGCCGCGCTTCTCGGCAACACCCTCTGCGGCCCGCGCCCCTGCCGCTATGCGACGCGAAGCTTTGGATCGCATCCTGCAGGATTGGAATTGA
- a CDS encoding TonB-dependent receptor, translating into MRSYLLASAALICSGTAVAQDSADETAERPVSATEALAGEIVVTATKKGYGEDVQDVAVAVTAFGEAQLDAMFVQDLQSLSYDVPNVQLDDVGTAPGYANFTIRGLGINSTIPSIDPTVGVFVDGIYLGINAGVVLDNFDLAGVEVLRGPQGLLFGRNVTGGAVVVRTTQPNFEPRLNAKASVETGLKKTISGTVTGPLIDEVLAAKIAVYYSDDDGYFRNQFDGKSFGRSENLIIRPALSIKGGEDFRMDVRYEHGEVKGDGAPVQSHALFPRNSTFDISLNFPGFYNAKWDQAIVETNVDVGFGEGVVTNIAGYRHFRSKAASDIDGTPNSFFHGYFNIDQSQISDELRYAGRFNDLEITSGLYYFTQDLRYGELRNLVGGASIVSGGGTQDQTTWGVFASADWHLNDAITLNLGGRYSWERKAVAIGTLRKNGCNIDTLICATNFTDSESWKGFTPKIGLQWKPDENTQLYGLYTRGFRSGGYNLRNTDPAVPAGPFDQETQDSFEVGAKKEFGPSHVNLAAFYNTVKDLQREIILPGPLGVSQVIRNTADATFAGLEVEGLFFLLPNLVLNGHVGYVHGKYDEIRFDLTGDGLVNDKDLDLKLPRLSPWTYGAGLTFDHELGSSLTATARVSITHRDAARFTDNNVGFLDESEILDASLTLATGNHWRFSAYGRNLLNEVTIGGDTPLPVSFGGAGASLSPLNRGRVIGGEVAVTF; encoded by the coding sequence ATGCGAAGCTACTTACTGGCGTCTGCCGCGCTAATATGTTCGGGCACCGCCGTTGCCCAGGATTCAGCAGACGAAACCGCCGAACGGCCAGTCAGCGCAACGGAGGCCCTCGCGGGCGAGATTGTTGTCACCGCGACCAAGAAGGGCTATGGTGAAGACGTCCAAGATGTGGCCGTAGCAGTAACTGCATTCGGCGAAGCGCAACTGGACGCCATGTTCGTCCAAGATTTGCAGAGCCTAAGCTACGACGTGCCCAACGTGCAGCTTGACGACGTCGGAACGGCTCCTGGCTACGCGAACTTCACGATCCGGGGGCTTGGTATCAACAGTACCATTCCGTCTATCGACCCGACCGTCGGCGTGTTCGTTGACGGTATTTACCTCGGAATAAATGCCGGCGTGGTGCTCGACAATTTCGATCTCGCAGGCGTTGAGGTTCTGCGCGGCCCCCAGGGGTTGCTCTTCGGCCGCAACGTCACCGGCGGTGCTGTCGTGGTGCGGACGACCCAGCCGAACTTTGAACCTCGCCTAAATGCAAAGGCATCGGTCGAGACGGGACTTAAGAAGACGATAAGCGGTACCGTCACCGGTCCGCTGATTGACGAAGTTCTTGCGGCGAAAATTGCGGTCTACTATAGCGACGATGATGGCTATTTTCGCAATCAATTTGACGGGAAAAGTTTCGGTCGGTCAGAGAACTTAATTATCCGTCCGGCGCTCTCCATCAAGGGCGGCGAGGACTTCCGCATGGACGTTCGCTATGAGCACGGCGAAGTCAAGGGCGACGGCGCTCCGGTCCAGAGCCACGCCCTTTTTCCGCGGAACTCTACGTTTGACATCTCACTGAACTTTCCAGGTTTCTATAACGCGAAGTGGGATCAGGCGATTGTTGAAACGAACGTTGACGTTGGCTTCGGAGAGGGCGTTGTAACCAACATTGCTGGCTATCGGCATTTTCGGTCGAAAGCCGCTTCCGACATCGACGGGACCCCTAACTCCTTTTTCCACGGCTACTTCAACATTGACCAGTCTCAAATAAGCGACGAGCTTCGTTATGCTGGTAGGTTCAACGACCTCGAGATAACTTCTGGTCTGTACTACTTCACGCAAGACCTTCGTTACGGAGAGCTGCGCAACCTCGTTGGTGGCGCCAGCATCGTATCGGGCGGCGGCACCCAGGATCAGACTACCTGGGGCGTTTTTGCTTCGGCAGATTGGCATCTGAACGATGCAATCACCCTTAACCTCGGCGGGCGCTACAGCTGGGAACGTAAGGCGGTTGCCATCGGAACTCTGCGCAAGAACGGCTGCAACATCGATACCTTGATATGTGCGACTAATTTTACGGACAGTGAAAGCTGGAAGGGCTTCACGCCAAAGATTGGGCTGCAGTGGAAACCCGATGAAAATACCCAACTTTATGGTCTCTATACTCGAGGCTTCCGGAGCGGGGGCTACAATTTACGCAATACCGATCCCGCAGTGCCTGCGGGACCCTTCGACCAGGAGACTCAGGATAGCTTCGAAGTCGGCGCGAAGAAGGAGTTTGGGCCGAGCCACGTGAACCTCGCGGCTTTCTATAACACCGTTAAGGATCTACAACGGGAGATCATCCTGCCTGGGCCATTGGGCGTCAGCCAAGTTATCCGGAATACAGCGGATGCGACTTTCGCAGGCTTAGAGGTGGAGGGGCTATTCTTCCTGCTTCCTAATCTCGTTCTCAACGGTCACGTCGGCTATGTTCACGGCAAGTACGACGAGATCCGCTTCGATCTGACAGGCGATGGATTGGTGAATGACAAGGACCTAGATCTTAAGCTTCCTAGGCTGTCGCCATGGACTTATGGTGCTGGGCTGACCTTTGACCACGAACTTGGCTCGTCATTAACAGCCACAGCCCGGGTTAGCATCACGCACCGGGATGCCGCCCGTTTCACGGACAATAACGTAGGTTTTCTCGACGAGTCTGAAATTCTCGACGCGAGCCTCACGTTGGCGACGGGCAACCACTGGCGCTTCTCAGCCTATGGTCGCAATCTGCTAAATGAGGTCACGATCGGAGGTGACACACCGCTTCCGGTTTCCTTCGGCGGTGCCGGTGCCAGCCTCTCGCCGCTTAATCGTGGGCGGGTAATTGGGGGCGAAGTAGCAGTAACGTTCTAG